The Paenibacillus sp. FSL H7-0357 nucleotide sequence ACCGTAAAAGTGCATCTGGACGTGGATGCGACCCAAGCGGAACACGAAGCGAGCTGGATGCCGTACTCAGCGGTCTACGCGAGTGACGGTGGAGGGTTCTACTGCATGCCGCAAGCGGGAGATTCGGTGCAGGTGTATTTCGGAAGCGGGCGTGAACAAGATGCGTTCGCGATGGGATCGGTGAGACGGGGCAGCAGTCCGTCACCGAAGACCGCGGATCCGGCGACCAAGAGCTGGGGAACGAACTTCGGGAAAGAGATGCGGATGACTGATGCGGAGATGTCGCTGATCGCGACCGAAGGTAGCCTGTTCATCACGCTGGACGACGGAGGCATCTCGATCACGAGTAACAGCGGCATCCAGATAAAGACTGTGCAGGATTTGGTACTGGACAGCGAGAAGAGTATAGAGATCGAAGCGAAGGAAATTCTGTTCCTGCAAAGCGGGGACAGCAGTCTGGTGCTGGACGGAATGTCGGACCTGCGGGGAAGCAGCCTGACGATGAATGGCATCATAAAGCTGCCCGTGCAGGTCGAAGACCTGGAGCCGCAATACGAAGCCCCGTTCGTGAGCGAAGTGGCAGTGCCGGAAGAGCCCGCTCCTGAAGAGCAACCGAAGAAGAAGAAAAAAGGCTTCTGGAGTAAGGTGCTGGATGTAAGCCAGACGGTGCTGGATGTGGCGGGCCTGATCCCGGGTGTTGGGGAAATCGCGGATTTGGCGAATGCGGGGATCTATGCGCTGCGCGGGGATTATACGAGTGCCCTCCTTTCGGTAGGTGCTTCAGTTCCCTTTGCAGGCTGGGGAGCGACCGGAGCGAAGCTACTCATGAAGAGCGAGAAATTCATGAAGGTTGCGAACGTGGTGGGGAAGGCGACCAAAGCCGTAAACAAAGTGGCGGACAAAGGAGCCGATGTCGCAAGGGCGATCGGAAAAATAGCGGATAATGCGGGGGAGGCGCTGAATGCCGGTCTAGGGAAAGTGCTGACTAAAGCGAAGAAGCTGGCAAGCAATGTAAGTACGTTCGATCTGGCCGGGAAGCTGAAGAGCGGCATGAATACCATCCTGACGAATTCGGCCAAGCTGAAAAAAGCGTTGCACAAGAACGTGTCCGCGCTGGATGAAATGTGGACGGGATGGAAGCAGCAGGTCAAACATGAAGTTAAGAAAACCGCAGATCAAGTAATGGATCAGGTATCCGATACGATGACCCGGCTGAAAAACCGTCTGTCCGGTCCACAAAAAGCACTGGATGGTCCCTCTAATGTTTCATTCAGCAAACCGGATAATCCTCTACCACAAAATAGCCAGCAGAAGAAGTTCTGGAGTGAGATGGAGGCAGGCAAAGATGATTTAGCGAAGAAAATGCCTGGGGGGACGGGTGATAGTAGAAGAATACCGGGTACGCCAGGGTATACTACAAAAGGAGACCCGACCGAATTAGGCCAGAACATGTTGGAATCTATGGGTTTACCACGTTCAACTTCGTGGTCTGGATATCAGGCACAGCATATTATACCTTCTCAAGTAAACAACCATCCGGTTATTAAGAAAGTCGGAATGGATATGAACCATGCTTCTAATGGAATATTCCTTCCAGAACCAAGTGAGTTTATTAGTGGCTTATCTAGACATAAGGGTTATCATAAGGTATATAATGATGTCGTAAGAAATCAGCTAGATAAGATGGACGTAAATCAAAGTGTTGAGATTCTTGAGAAACAAGTATTTAATTTACAGCAAAAACTAAAGAAAGCTGTAGAAAAAGGGTTGCCGCTTTATAAATCTAAAGTAAAGGCAATGGGGCTAAGCAAATTTTATAGATCTGGTGAAAATAAAAGGTTGCCAATTTGGAATAGAGGCGGCGGAGCAACCGAAGAACTATGGGAAAGGTGGTTAAATAGATGAAGTATGGGGAGTATTCATCATTAGTTGAGGAAGTTATTAACTATATTCAAACACATCGATTATTCCAAACAAGTAAAGAATTCGATAGTAATATTACAATTATTGATGACTTCGAAAAAGCACAAGAAACAGCTTGGACCCAGGACTTGGATATTGTAGATACACTGTGGGAGTATGTTAAATCCTCAGAGGACAGTGAAATTATAGGTGAAGTATATGAAAAAAACTTGCGACCACTTGACCGTGAATTGAAGGGTTTATTTGATTCAAGTGAAAACTACTCTGAAAATTTCTTTCCTAGTGGTTATTTAGATATTTTCGAGGAGGTACAAGGCGACCTCTATATGTGCGCAATTAATCGTCTTGTAAACGGAAAAAACGATAATTTTTATGAAAAAATGTTCCGCATATATCAATCAGGTGGATGGCCATGTGGGTGGGAAGGTAAGTATCCCGATGGCAAAATTATTGCCTTTGTTCCATTGAGTGATTCTGAGGGATAATCATGGGGGCTACCCAGTGCAGATAAAAGCCATCATTAAACCAATATCACGTATAATTCATGTAATAACCGTATAAAGGTTTCTCTCTCTAATTCGATTATACGCAGATAAACGCTTGATCTTATAACCTAAATAACGCTATTCCGCTACATTGAACAGGTTGATTATGGTCAGATACCTCCATGATAAACCTGTTTTTTTGTTATCTTCGTTTTCTTGCGGATTATTCAAAACAAACATATATATAGTGGTTCTGATAAAAATGGTAGGATAAATGATACAGAGCAGAAAAGTATTGAACATCTAAGAGAAAAGTATAAAGATACTCCAAATGTTAGAGGTGATATTGAAAATATCTCTTACAAAACAATTTGTCGAAGTTGTAATGATATTATTGATCAATTTCAAAAAGATTTTCCGAATATTAGAATTACGCGAGTGCAAACACTAGATGAATAAAATATAATGGAGGAATTTAATATGGTTTATTTCAAAGAGAGTCGTATAAATAAATTCTTGACGTCCTTAGAGAAAGGTTCTTATCCTATGAAACCTTGTACTAAGGAGGATTTATCCAAATTAATAAATTTGTCACCAACTAAGACACTGCCTCAAACTTATTTGGATTTTATGAATAAAGCTGGAAATGGTATTGAATTTATAGCTGGTTCAGATTTTACCATGAAGTATATTTCTGATTTAAAAGAAGGGGCAATTGAACTTTTAGAGGGAAATAAATTTAAAAAAAAGCTCACTGATATTCAGTTTGTATTTATGATGCATCAAGGATACATGTTTTGGTTTTTTAATTTAGATGATAAAGACGATCCGGCAGTATATTGTTATGATGAAAGTTTAGAGTTAGATGAATTTAATAAAATCAGCGATACTCTTTCAGATTTTTTTATATCTCTATACGACTGATGGTTAAATTTAATAATAGTCATAAGTTGAATGGGTTTACCGAGATTAAGTGATGCTATAGGATTGGGTAGAACTCGTTTACACGCTCCCATATTGCCCGTTTTGATAAATAGCTCTCAGTGCGAATGAGTCGGCGGCTGATTCCAATTAGACATAACTCATGTAATACCCGTATAAAGATTTCACTATTTCGGTTGTACGCACATCAAATGCTTTAATCTATAATCTATGTATGTAATAGCAATATATAATCAGGCCAATTATGGTTAGATACCACCATGATTTACCTGTTTTTTGTTATCTGTGCTTTCTTGCGTTTTTTTCAGAATCTTTCGCAACTGTAGAACACTCTGCCACGATAGGGAGGATAAAAAGGTAATGCATCTTCTAAGATGGCCACGACCATTACTAGTAGGGGTGCTAAATCAAATAATTTGGATTTTAGTCCGCAACAGAACGGACATTATAGCAATTATTACGACAAAGAATCCTATATGGTGATGACCGGTTTACTTAAAAAGTAGGTCATGTGGTAAGAATAGCCACCGACTCCCTCATTTCTATGATACAAGCAGCAAATCCGTCAAAAGTTTCTCCCGTAGGGGAACGCATGACTAACGTTCAGCTTTCAATAGACAAAGTTGCTATTGAATATCATGGAGTGACAGTGAACTTCTTCAATCAACTCGTCCTGTCCTTTCGGGACTGGTTCAATGTAAAGCCCTTTATTCGTCATAAAGGGTATGTTTAACTTATTTATCACGTTCCTGTATCAAACCTATGGGAGCATTATAAAGCCTCCAGTAAATCAATTTATAAAGAGACGGTGATTGATTAATGCAAGAAGGAAAAGTGAATTATGGTTCAGAAGTGTGCATGAAATTTTCTAATGAAGAACTTTGGGAATACCTTATAACTAAATTTGAAAAAAATCCAGATGTAACTATTAAAATATTGTCTGATGATGATAGAGAGGTTGAAATAACCTCAAGGACACCAATTCAATTTATATGTTTTGATGGAGAGAAACAAGATTATATGAGGGGAATTTACGCAATTTCACACATGTTGAGATATTATCTTTATTTGCTGAAGTTGTTTCGTGCTTTATTGGTGCAATAGAAGTCGAAATCATTGAGAAAGAGGTTCCTTACGATAAAGAAAATAAGCAATACAAGTATTATAAACCGCATATTTATGAAATTAATGTAAAAAACAAAAAATCCGACAAAACGATCAAATCATTTGAAAATATAATCATAAATTATTAACTATTTCATCAATTAGAAAACGATAATGATTTTGTGTAAACCAAATAACAGCCCCAAAAGCAAGTTGTACGATAAAATCAACAATACAACAATGCGCACCATACCGTGTGTTACACCCGATCCAAAATCGAGACAAATCAAATAAGTTACCTTCGGACATTGATAAATCAAGCAAGAAAACACCACCAACTAAACCGAGAAGGAGAAAAAAATGAAACCTGTGATATTGAATAGTCAATTAAATAAAAATAATTTATGGAGCGGTTGTATACTTGCATCGGTCTCACTATCCTGGATTATCATACGAACATTCATGGGATGATAATAACTATAATGTTGTCGATGGTTCGGGAGGAAGAGGAACTATTACTTTCAAAGTTAATTACTTTGTTGGGGCACTTCGAAATGAAAACTATACTCGAACCGATATCCTTACAGCTTTAGATTTTTTTATGGGTGCACCAAAGGATATCCTTGAGTTGGCTAAGAATGAAACTTTAGAATATCTTCTTGAAGAAGATGAAGATGGTACGTCTTCACCATCTATCACTACTGCATTTTGGGGTGATAATGATACCATTACTTCAGTTGATAATATCGTAAGAATAGTGCAATGTGGTGGATATTTATTAGAGAGGCAGTTTATGGAGAAAGACGCTGCAATTGAATCTTGGCGAGATTATTATGAGATGACTTCTGAACAAGTAGAGTTGTTAAAGTCCATATATGCAAGGAAAGTAAATAATCCTCAGGAGAACATCACTTTGACAAAAAATGAGATCAAAATAATTGGAGCAGAAAATACTGAAGGATTGAGTGAAAGTATAACTTCATTTGAGGAGATCGGGATATATTGGGAGAGGTGAACTGTTACTACAGCTACCCAGTGACGAATGTATCCTTTGTTCAACCATAAACACACTAAACCCATGTTATACCTCTACAATAATTCCTTGATTTTCTTTGTATGTACATATCATCCTTGAAGAAGAATGCAGTGCAAACGATACGTAATCCGAACCGTAATTAAGGGCAAAGCGTAAATGTACTTGTGAGCGTTCTCAATATATGCAAAATGCTGACATATAGCAAAGTGAAACTTCAGAACAAACACCACGTAATAACAAAATGATATATGAAAATAATACCAATTAGATTTTATTTTATCCGAGGAGGGGAAGCTTTGAAGAAATTATTAGCATTTTTGTTGTCTTCATCCTTGATACTTACTTCACTAGCGCCACATGCACTGGCTAAGGATGAGAAAGCAGCAATGACACGAGAAGAGGTTGTTACTTATTTATTAAATGTTGCAGATGATTACAACCCTGGCTTGAAGAAAGAAGACATTTTGAAGGGGGATGCTCAAGGCAAAACCAAAGACGGTGAGTATGTCTCTCGTACCGAAGCATTAATTATGCTAAGTAGAGCATTCTCAGACCTACCGAAGCCGCAAGGAAACGATTTGCGTAGCTTAAATACAGCGTCTTCCTTTAGTGACATCCCGGTGTGGGCACAAGCTGAGATGACTAAAATTGCTGCGACAGGTATCGTTAACGGTTATACGGATGGCAAACTTGGAGCTAAGGATCAAGTTACACTTGAACAATTAACTGCACTAGTTAAAAGAATGGTAGCGTTAAAGGGGACAAACCCTCGTGATGATTATTATGAGTTTGTAAATAAAAAGTGGCTGAATGCATCTACCATTGATGCTGGAGAAATGACCAACGGTGCATTTAACGAATTGGATAAACAAAATCAAGAACGAATTAAAGATATGCTGCAAGAAGTTGTGAAGGACACACATGCTAAAGGATCAGTAGAACAGAAAATTGCAGACTTTTATACGAATGCACAAGATTTGAAGCATCGTAATGCTTTGGGAATTAAGCCAATTGCACCTTATATTGCATCCTTGAATCAAGCTTCTACAATCCAGGAGGTAATGAATGTAGGCTTGAAGATGGAGAAAGAGCTCGGCTTTGGATCTATTTTATCATTTGGTATCATGGCAGATGCTAAAAAAAGTGACATTAATGCATTATATTATGCAGGTGTAGGCTTGATTTTAGACAAGACGAGTTATGTTTCTAACAATGCTCAAGCAAAACAAGTGTATGTCTCGTATTTGAGCAAGTTATACCAACTTGTTGGTGACAGCAAGGAAGTTGCCGAGAAAAAGGCAAACTCATTGTATGAGTTTGAGAAGCAAATAGCAGCAGCAACGATGGACATTCAAGACCAGAATGATGTAAATAAATATTATAATC carries:
- a CDS encoding SMI1/KNR4 family protein, with amino-acid sequence MVYFKESRINKFLTSLEKGSYPMKPCTKEDLSKLINLSPTKTLPQTYLDFMNKAGNGIEFIAGSDFTMKYISDLKEGAIELLEGNKFKKKLTDIQFVFMMHQGYMFWFFNLDDKDDPAVYCYDESLELDEFNKISDTLSDFFISLYD
- a CDS encoding AHH domain-containing protein; protein product: MGIVEAATGTWNLKCHSPYPVHSIQNIHMERKAGGHARLFLTAVLPEEQQDREIDMTANGENISLIETGERGQEIRKLFQGIIQEVGVRDVQGVYILELEAVSYSYLLDIEPRIRSFQHSEMECEDVIRQVLSAYPKSDLIDYVSSGTKLGGLTVQYRETDWQFLRRIASRFGAVVIPEVTADAPKLYFGVPDGGYHELKDQNYTVTRDLHALKMSWSVGAADVREADFTSYRVETRRWFGLGDTVQFQGQELRVAAAESRLMQGMLIHTYTLSPHSGIRENEIRNDELAGASLEGKILAVTKDTVKVHLDVDATQAEHEASWMPYSAVYASDGGGFYCMPQAGDSVQVYFGSGREQDAFAMGSVRRGSSPSPKTADPATKSWGTNFGKEMRMTDAEMSLIATEGSLFITLDDGGISITSNSGIQIKTVQDLVLDSEKSIEIEAKEILFLQSGDSSLVLDGMSDLRGSSLTMNGIIKLPVQVEDLEPQYEAPFVSEVAVPEEPAPEEQPKKKKKGFWSKVLDVSQTVLDVAGLIPGVGEIADLANAGIYALRGDYTSALLSVGASVPFAGWGATGAKLLMKSEKFMKVANVVGKATKAVNKVADKGADVARAIGKIADNAGEALNAGLGKVLTKAKKLASNVSTFDLAGKLKSGMNTILTNSAKLKKALHKNVSALDEMWTGWKQQVKHEVKKTADQVMDQVSDTMTRLKNRLSGPQKALDGPSNVSFSKPDNPLPQNSQQKKFWSEMEAGKDDLAKKMPGGTGDSRRIPGTPGYTTKGDPTELGQNMLESMGLPRSTSWSGYQAQHIIPSQVNNHPVIKKVGMDMNHASNGIFLPEPSEFISGLSRHKGYHKVYNDVVRNQLDKMDVNQSVEILEKQVFNLQQKLKKAVEKGLPLYKSKVKAMGLSKFYRSGENKRLPIWNRGGGATEELWERWLNR
- a CDS encoding deaminase domain-containing protein; the encoded protein is MRIIQNKHIYSGSDKNGRINDTEQKSIEHLREKYKDTPNVRGDIENISYKTICRSCNDIIDQFQKDFPNIRITRVQTLDE